One window of the Glycocaulis alkaliphilus genome contains the following:
- the msrA gene encoding peptide-methionine (S)-S-oxide reductase MsrA, translated as MRLLALIAAAFLMACSDSSAGTAQEAGEPAALPDGQARAILASGCFWCTEADFERLDGVIDVVSGFTGGHVENPEYRQVVNGNTGHVEAVEIIYDPQIVSYEALLHHYWRNVDPFDGGGQFCDRGAAYAPAIFTLDEAQRAAAEASAAEVEARFGQPLAVRIREAEIFWPAEDYHQNYAANNPIRYQRYRFGCRRDQRLREIWGNEAGGY; from the coding sequence ATGCGCCTCCTCGCCCTTATTGCCGCAGCCTTCCTGATGGCCTGCTCGGACAGCTCTGCCGGGACAGCGCAAGAGGCTGGCGAACCCGCCGCCCTGCCGGACGGGCAGGCCCGCGCAATTCTTGCCTCGGGCTGCTTCTGGTGTACCGAGGCCGACTTTGAGCGGCTCGACGGCGTGATCGACGTGGTCTCCGGTTTTACCGGCGGGCATGTGGAGAATCCCGAGTACCGTCAGGTGGTCAATGGCAATACCGGCCATGTCGAGGCGGTCGAGATCATCTATGACCCGCAGATCGTCAGCTATGAGGCGCTGCTTCATCACTACTGGCGCAATGTCGATCCGTTCGACGGGGGCGGGCAGTTCTGCGACCGGGGGGCGGCCTATGCGCCTGCCATTTTCACGCTCGATGAGGCGCAGCGCGCCGCTGCCGAGGCCAGCGCCGCCGAAGTCGAGGCCCGCTTCGGCCAGCCGCTGGCGGTGCGTATCCGCGAGGCTGAAATCTTCTGGCCAGCGGAGGACTATCACCAGAACTATGCGGCGAATAATCCGATCCGCTATCAGCGCTACCGCTTTGGCTGCCGGCGCGATCAGCGCCTGCGCGAAATCTGGGGCAATGAGGCGGGCGGTTACTGA
- the argC gene encoding N-acetyl-gamma-glutamyl-phosphate reductase — protein sequence MLTVGLVGARGHTGKELIAILSRRSDMELVFASSRAMAGEPVSNLAPEARDGLTFEAMGPQDVAARGADAVILALPNGEAAPYVAAIEAAAPGTILVDLSADYRFDGSWAYGLPELYGRERLKGAARISNPGCYATAGQLCVHPVRDLLSGPAHLFGVSGYSGAGTTPSRKNDLEALRDNLMPYSLTGHMHEREMSRHLAHEVRFSPHVAAFFRGITLTAQLNFAAPVTLEALKSRYAEAYGGEKLIRLSDTIPEIRDGQDIPGAVIGGWSVGEGGRNATLVCALDNLLKGAAVQAVQNLALAAGLEELGGIS from the coding sequence ATGCTGACCGTCGGTCTTGTGGGTGCGCGCGGACATACCGGCAAGGAGCTCATCGCCATCCTGTCGCGCCGCAGCGATATGGAGCTGGTCTTTGCCTCCTCGCGGGCGATGGCGGGTGAGCCGGTATCCAATCTCGCGCCTGAAGCCCGCGATGGGCTGACCTTCGAGGCCATGGGGCCGCAAGACGTCGCGGCGCGCGGTGCGGACGCGGTGATACTGGCGCTGCCCAATGGCGAAGCCGCGCCCTATGTGGCGGCGATTGAAGCCGCAGCGCCGGGCACGATCCTGGTCGATCTGTCGGCCGATTACCGCTTTGACGGCAGCTGGGCTTATGGCCTGCCGGAGCTTTACGGCCGGGAGCGCCTGAAAGGCGCGGCGCGCATCTCCAATCCGGGCTGCTATGCCACGGCGGGACAGCTCTGCGTGCATCCGGTGCGTGATCTCTTGAGCGGTCCGGCGCATCTGTTTGGCGTGTCGGGCTATTCCGGCGCAGGCACCACGCCCAGCCGCAAGAACGATCTCGAGGCGCTGCGCGACAATCTCATGCCCTACAGCCTCACCGGCCACATGCATGAGCGCGAGATGAGCCGTCATCTTGCCCATGAAGTGCGCTTCTCACCCCATGTCGCTGCCTTCTTTCGGGGCATCACCCTGACCGCGCAGCTGAACTTTGCCGCGCCGGTGACGCTGGAAGCGCTGAAAAGCCGCTATGCAGAAGCCTATGGCGGCGAAAAGCTGATCCGCCTCTCTGACACCATCCCCGAAATCCGTGACGGGCAGGATATTCCGGGCGCAGTGATCGGCGGCTGGTCTGTGGGCGAGGGCGGACGCAATGCGACACTGGTCTGCGCACTCGACAATCTCCTGAAAGGCGCCGCCGTTCAGGCCGTGCAGAACCTTGCGCTGGCGGCGGGGCTGGAGGAGCTGGGCGGTATCAGCTGA
- a CDS encoding acetylglutamate kinase, with amino-acid sequence MIDQAAGNSANERGGAAVPVRSAIVQLLSQMRDGKEIREYLTRFSRLDQERFAVIKVGGAVMEEEMEALSASLAFLQTVGLAPIVVHGGGPQLDKALAEAGIETVRKQGLRVTPPEAIPVIRDTLTRVNLDLVQAIRDCGGRAAAIPSGVFEAELMDEAELGRVGDPKAVRLDLVAAAARAGQAPILACLGDTADGRMVNINADAAVRALVHALQPYKIVFLTGTGALLDEAGKAISAINLATDFDELMGADWVSGGMRLKMEEIKRLLDDLPLSSSVSITSPGELAKELFTHAGSGTLVRKGERMLEIMTKADLDPARAAPLIEQAFGRKLVEGYFEALDFDRAFVTESYRAAAITSRLDDIIYLDKFAVLDDARGEGLGGAVWRKLIAYAPRLYWRSRTDNPVNEFYFATCHGAVKTGHWTVFWRGEDNLSRIPAMVERIAALPPTLRS; translated from the coding sequence GTGATCGATCAGGCAGCCGGTAATTCGGCAAATGAACGCGGCGGGGCCGCTGTTCCCGTACGCTCGGCCATCGTCCAGCTTCTCTCCCAGATGCGCGACGGCAAGGAGATACGCGAGTATCTGACCCGTTTCTCGCGCCTCGATCAGGAGCGTTTCGCTGTCATCAAGGTCGGCGGCGCGGTGATGGAAGAGGAGATGGAGGCGCTGTCAGCCTCGCTCGCCTTCCTGCAGACGGTGGGGCTGGCTCCCATCGTGGTGCATGGCGGCGGTCCGCAGCTCGACAAGGCGCTGGCCGAGGCGGGCATCGAGACCGTGCGCAAGCAGGGCCTGCGCGTGACCCCGCCCGAAGCGATCCCCGTGATCCGCGATACGCTGACGCGCGTGAATCTCGATCTGGTGCAGGCGATCCGCGATTGCGGCGGGCGCGCGGCGGCCATCCCCTCAGGCGTGTTTGAAGCCGAGCTGATGGATGAGGCGGAGCTTGGGCGCGTCGGCGATCCCAAGGCTGTGCGCCTTGATCTGGTTGCAGCGGCGGCGCGCGCCGGGCAGGCGCCGATCCTGGCCTGTCTTGGCGATACGGCAGACGGGCGCATGGTCAATATCAATGCCGATGCCGCCGTGCGCGCGCTCGTACACGCGCTGCAGCCCTACAAGATCGTCTTCCTGACGGGCACGGGCGCGCTTCTGGATGAAGCCGGAAAAGCCATCTCGGCCATCAACCTCGCCACCGATTTTGACGAGCTGATGGGCGCGGACTGGGTGTCGGGCGGGATGCGTCTGAAAATGGAAGAGATCAAGCGTCTGCTTGATGATCTGCCACTGTCCAGCTCGGTCTCGATCACCAGTCCGGGGGAACTCGCCAAGGAGCTGTTCACCCATGCCGGATCCGGCACACTGGTGCGCAAGGGCGAGCGCATGCTGGAGATCATGACCAAGGCCGATCTCGACCCGGCGCGTGCGGCCCCGCTGATCGAACAGGCCTTCGGGCGCAAGCTGGTGGAGGGGTATTTCGAAGCGCTGGACTTTGACCGCGCATTCGTGACCGAGAGCTACCGCGCGGCGGCCATCACCTCGCGGCTCGATGATATCATCTATCTCGACAAGTTTGCTGTGCTCGACGATGCGCGCGGCGAGGGGCTGGGCGGGGCTGTCTGGCGCAAGCTGATCGCCTATGCGCCGCGCCTTTACTGGCGCTCGCGCACCGATAATCCCGTCAATGAGTTCTACTTCGCTACCTGCCATGGCGCGGTGAAGACTGGCCACTGGACGGTGTTCTGGCGCGGAGAGGATAATCTGTCGCGCATTCCGGCGATGGTGGAGCGTATCGCGGCCCTGCCGCCGACGCTGAGGAGCTAG